A window of Halopseudomonas sabulinigri genomic DNA:
AAGGCTGATCGAGCTGCCGCCGGACAAAAAACCAGCCCACCAGCAGCGCGCCAAGCAACGGAAAAGCGATGCTCCAGCCAGCGTGACCCTGCGCAAATCCAGTCAGGGCCACAAAAAACAAACCAAAGGTTATCGCGTTAAGCAGCGCACTCCACTTATCGAAGCGTTGCTCCCGCGAGCCTTCGTTGGCTGGCAGGAATCGATACCCCATCACCAGGGCAAGCAAGCCGACGGGCACATTGATGGCAAATAACCAGGGCCAATCGGCGACGGCCAATACACCGGCGGCCACCGTGGGGCCCGCGGCGGCCGCTACCGCGACTATCAGGGTATTGATGGCCACGCCACGACCCAGCAAGTGCGAGGGGTAAATCAGCCGCGTCAATGCGCCGTTCACGCTCATCACCGCCGCCGCGCCAAAGCCTTGCAGCATACGCGCTAGGGTCAGGGTCATCAGCGAATCACTCAGCGCACAAAGCACCGACATGCTGGCAAACACGCTGAGTCCGATCAGGTAAACCTTGCGGTAGCTCCACAGATCTCCCAACGACGCCAACGACAGCAGGCTCATGGTGATGACCAGTTGGTAGGCGTTGACGATCCAGATGGAATTGGCCGCGCTGGTGCCCAGGTCGTCGGCGATGGTCGGCAACGCCACGTTGGCAATCATGCCGTCGAGCACCGCCATGGTGACGCCCAGCGCGATGGCGAAGATCGCGCCGAGGCGTTGCGGCATTGGCAGTCCGTCGGC
This region includes:
- a CDS encoding MFS transporter; this translates as MPQRLGAIFAIALGVTMAVLDGMIANVALPTIADDLGTSAANSIWIVNAYQLVITMSLLSLASLGDLWSYRKVYLIGLSVFASMSVLCALSDSLMTLTLARMLQGFGAAAVMSVNGALTRLIYPSHLLGRGVAINTLIVAVAAAAGPTVAAGVLAVADWPWLFAINVPVGLLALVMGYRFLPANEGSREQRFDKWSALLNAITFGLFFVALTGFAQGHAGWSIAFPLLGALLVGWFFVRRQLDQPLPLLPVDLLRIPIFSLSIGTSVCSFVAQMMAMVSIPFYFQKTLGLSAIETGLLMTPWPLATMVMAPIAGRLLDRLHAGLLGGVGLAVFATGLFLLAALPQQASHLEIMLRMLICGAGFGLFQSPNNHTILTSAPLQRSGGASGMLSTARLVGQTTGAALVALAFNLFSDDGTHASLIAAGSFAAVAAVVSTLRLRQSVARSGH